Proteins found in one Plasmodium cynomolgi strain B DNA, scaffold: 0537, whole genome shotgun sequence genomic segment:
- a CDS encoding Pv-fam-h protein (putative), giving the protein MKISYVGANIITAFGGGAQNVTSGDGYGDVEGSAAQCPRKVVKYAAFLKLFMFVLFMLLAQVSYE; this is encoded by the coding sequence ATGAAGATAAGTTACGTTGGGGCAAATATAATTACTGCCTTTGGAGGGGGGGCACAGAATGTAACTAGCGGTGATGGTTATGGTGACGTTGAAGGGTCAGCAGCACAATGTCCTCGAAAAGTTGTAAAGTATGCTGCCTTTTTAAAGCTTTTCATGTTTGTCCTGTTCATGTTGTTAGCGCAGGTTTCGTACGAG